In Vibrio hippocampi, a single genomic region encodes these proteins:
- the truA gene encoding tRNA pseudouridine(38-40) synthase TruA has protein sequence MKVALGIEYDGTRYFGWQRQREVISVQEHLEKALSIVANEAIEVQCAGRTDAGVHGTGQVVHFETNAIRKPIAWTMGVNANLPKDIAVRWAKEVPEEFHARFTATARRYRYVIYNDDLRPGILSSGVSHYHGQLDETKMQLAGQYLLGENDFTSFRAVQCQSRSPWRNIMHLNVSRHGPYVVIDIKANAFVHHMVRNITGSLILVGKGEKEPEWIEWLLQQKDRKLAGATAKAEGLYLVDVDYPQAFSLPRVPLGPLFLPNDLSNGWV, from the coding sequence ATGAAAGTAGCACTCGGCATAGAATACGATGGAACACGATACTTTGGTTGGCAGCGTCAACGTGAAGTGATTAGTGTTCAAGAGCATCTCGAAAAAGCACTATCGATTGTTGCCAATGAGGCTATTGAAGTTCAGTGTGCGGGTCGAACTGACGCCGGTGTTCATGGCACCGGACAAGTGGTCCATTTTGAGACAAATGCAATAAGAAAGCCGATTGCTTGGACGATGGGTGTGAACGCAAACCTACCCAAAGATATTGCGGTTCGCTGGGCGAAAGAAGTCCCAGAAGAGTTTCACGCACGCTTCACTGCGACTGCTCGACGTTATCGCTACGTTATTTATAACGATGATTTACGTCCGGGTATCTTATCATCAGGAGTTAGCCACTATCACGGGCAGTTGGATGAAACCAAAATGCAACTGGCGGGTCAATACTTATTAGGTGAAAACGATTTTACCTCTTTTCGCGCGGTTCAGTGCCAGTCGAGAAGCCCTTGGCGCAATATTATGCATCTCAATGTTTCTCGTCACGGTCCCTATGTGGTGATTGATATTAAGGCCAATGCGTTTGTACACCATATGGTGCGAAATATTACTGGCAGCCTGATTCTTGTCGGCAAGGGTGAAAAAGAGCCAGAATGGATAGAGTGGCTTTTGCAACAAAAAGATCGTAAGTTGGCAGGTGCAACTGCGAAAGCAGAAGGACTCTATCTGGTGGATGTTGATTATCCTCAAGCGTTCTCTTTGCCGCGAGTACCCCTTGGACCACTATTTTTACCCAATGATTTATCCAATGGTTGGGTGTGA
- a CDS encoding LysR family transcriptional regulator, which produces MKLDDLNLFRLVVENGSYTATSRKTMVPVATITRRIQALEDSLDLRLLNRHARKLSLTEAGERFYNECSPLLQRLASTTEEITDDCKGASGKLKISSPSNLTKRMLMPLLNDFMHQYPDISLDLTMSNHADQLDPTEWDVIFRVGPQRDSSLIARKIGSVKDILVAHPKYLAKFGEPKHAEELSQHRLLKGEPLIKWQLKNTSGESIINNMKGRFEANSLNVVRRACSSGLGITLMPDVMLKEYIEQGELVRILPDWSANPREIYMLYNHKDHLPEKVRLFIDYVIEGSTRW; this is translated from the coding sequence ATGAAACTAGACGATCTTAATTTATTTAGACTTGTCGTCGAAAATGGTAGCTATACCGCCACTTCGCGTAAGACTATGGTGCCTGTTGCTACCATCACTCGCCGTATTCAAGCTCTAGAAGACTCACTTGATTTACGACTACTAAACCGTCATGCTCGCAAACTCTCTTTGACTGAAGCCGGAGAGCGTTTCTACAACGAATGTTCGCCTCTACTGCAAAGACTCGCGTCAACGACTGAGGAAATCACTGACGACTGTAAAGGAGCCTCCGGAAAGCTAAAGATCTCCTCACCGTCCAATCTGACAAAACGTATGTTGATGCCTCTGCTGAATGACTTTATGCATCAATATCCTGATATCAGCCTAGATTTAACAATGAGCAACCATGCTGATCAACTCGATCCTACGGAGTGGGATGTGATATTCCGAGTCGGTCCGCAACGTGATTCAAGCTTGATCGCTCGTAAAATCGGATCAGTGAAAGATATTCTCGTTGCTCATCCAAAATACTTGGCTAAATTCGGCGAGCCAAAACACGCTGAGGAATTATCACAACATAGGTTACTCAAAGGTGAGCCACTGATTAAATGGCAGCTTAAAAATACCAGCGGTGAGTCGATTATCAACAATATGAAAGGTCGCTTTGAAGCCAACAGTTTAAACGTTGTGCGCCGAGCCTGTTCGTCAGGTCTTGGAATCACTCTTATGCCTGATGTCATGTTGAAAGAATATATTGAGCAAGGCGAGTTGGTACGCATACTTCCCGATTGGAGTGCAAACCCTCGTGAGATCTATATGCTCTACAATCATAAAGATCACCTACCAGAAAAAGTGAGACTCTTTATTGATTATGTTATCGAAGGAAGTACCCGCTGGTAG
- the folC gene encoding bifunctional tetrahydrofolate synthase/dihydrofolate synthase, with translation MSTIKQPQATSPLSMWLDYLNSIHTSAIDLGLDRVSVVAQQGKLTRPAPVTITVAGTNGKGSTCALMEAILLDAGYKVGVYSSPHLIRYNERVRINGNELADEAHAQAFHDIEQLRGEVSLSFFEYATLAALKLFQDNQVDVVLLEVGLGGRLDATNVVDHDVSVITSLAVDHVDWLGDDISKIGFEKAGIFRSGKPAVCGQPAPPSTVPAHADDIQADFYQTGIQFDYQSTSKDTWRWVHGAYTLEDLPKPDLPLMNANTALMALCSSGLDISDVNIVNGLKSARLAGRLQVVEGKPTTLLDVAHNPHSAQYLVSQLLAKDETAKYSLVLGMLHDKDIEQTINALQPIAKRWYLASLDGPRAATADELAQYLDDDMVAGQYSSPKLAYQAAVQEVDPQQTILVVGSFHTVGEVLAYQQATASTK, from the coding sequence ATGAGTACAATCAAACAACCACAAGCCACATCCCCACTCTCGATGTGGCTTGATTATTTAAATAGTATCCATACCAGTGCCATCGATCTTGGTCTCGATAGAGTGTCTGTCGTTGCCCAACAAGGGAAGTTAACACGACCAGCGCCAGTGACGATTACCGTTGCCGGCACCAATGGTAAGGGTTCCACCTGCGCTTTAATGGAAGCGATTCTTCTTGATGCTGGCTATAAAGTTGGCGTTTACAGCTCTCCCCACCTTATTCGCTACAACGAACGCGTTCGAATTAATGGCAATGAACTTGCTGATGAAGCTCATGCACAAGCATTTCATGATATCGAGCAATTACGTGGTGAAGTGAGTTTGAGTTTCTTTGAATATGCCACCTTAGCGGCTCTTAAGTTATTTCAAGACAACCAAGTCGATGTGGTGTTATTAGAAGTGGGTTTAGGCGGCCGCCTTGATGCTACCAATGTGGTTGATCATGATGTGTCGGTTATCACCAGTTTGGCGGTGGATCATGTGGATTGGCTGGGCGATGACATCAGCAAGATTGGTTTTGAAAAAGCGGGTATTTTCCGCAGTGGCAAACCTGCGGTTTGCGGTCAGCCAGCGCCTCCGTCGACGGTACCTGCACATGCAGACGACATCCAAGCGGATTTCTACCAAACGGGTATCCAATTTGATTATCAATCAACGAGCAAGGACACTTGGCGTTGGGTTCACGGTGCATATACCCTAGAAGATTTGCCTAAGCCTGATTTGCCGCTAATGAACGCGAATACCGCCCTAATGGCGCTTTGCAGTTCTGGATTGGACATTTCCGATGTTAATATTGTCAATGGGCTAAAAAGCGCTCGTTTGGCAGGTAGGTTGCAAGTCGTTGAAGGTAAACCCACTACCTTGCTTGATGTCGCTCATAATCCTCATTCAGCACAGTATTTAGTTTCTCAATTGCTTGCCAAGGACGAGACGGCTAAATATAGCTTAGTGTTGGGTATGCTGCATGACAAAGATATTGAACAGACGATCAACGCGTTGCAGCCGATTGCCAAGCGATGGTATTTAGCGTCGCTTGATGGACCAAGAGCGGCGACTGCGGATGAATTAGCTCAGTACCTTGATGACGATATGGTTGCGGGTCAGTATTCATCCCCAAAATTAGCCTACCAAGCTGCGGTACAAGAAGTGGATCCACAACAGACGATTTTGGTCGTGGGATCATTTCATACGGTAGGAGAAGTACTTGCTTACCAACAAGCTACAGCCAGCACAAAGTAG
- the purF gene encoding amidophosphoribosyltransferase, producing the protein MCGIVGLVGTTPVNQSIYDALTVLQHRGQDAAGIVTIESNRFRLRKANGLVKDVFEAKHMQRLQGNVGIGHVRYPTAGSSSASEAQPFYVNSPFGITLAHNGNLTNAHLVREKLFEKDRRHVNTTSDSEVLLNVLAHEIDTVKGNVTSDDVFRAVANVHRTVKGAYAVVAMIIGHGMIAFRDPNGIRPLCLGKREIEGRTEYMVASESVALDAVGFDFVRDVAPGEAVYATFDGELHTRQCADNPKLNPCIFEFVYFARPDTFIDKISVYSARVEMGKKLGERVKHDFADLDIDVVIPIPETSCDIALQIAQAIDKPYRQGFVKNRYVGRTFIMPGQQQRKKSVRRKLNAIRSEFKGKNVLLVDDSIVRGTTSEQIIEMARDSGANKVYMVSAAPEIRFPNVYGIDMPSASELIAHGRDSDDICKQIGADALIYQTLPDLIDAVGLGNPDIQLFETSVFNGEYVTGDIDQSYLEFLDSLRNDDAKVQRDIQQDLANLELHNEDI; encoded by the coding sequence ATGTGTGGTATTGTTGGACTTGTTGGCACTACGCCAGTAAATCAGTCTATCTATGACGCTTTAACCGTTTTACAGCACCGCGGCCAAGATGCTGCCGGTATTGTTACCATAGAAAGCAATCGTTTTCGTCTGCGTAAGGCGAATGGTCTGGTAAAAGATGTATTTGAAGCAAAACACATGCAACGCCTCCAAGGCAATGTAGGTATTGGTCACGTTCGTTACCCAACCGCGGGTAGCTCAAGCGCTTCGGAAGCTCAGCCCTTTTACGTAAACTCACCTTTTGGCATTACCCTTGCGCACAACGGTAACTTGACGAATGCGCATTTAGTGCGTGAAAAGTTATTCGAAAAAGACCGTCGTCATGTCAACACGACTTCAGACTCTGAAGTGCTGCTAAATGTACTTGCCCATGAAATCGACACGGTAAAAGGCAATGTCACGTCGGATGATGTATTCCGCGCGGTTGCTAATGTTCACCGCACAGTTAAAGGTGCTTATGCCGTTGTTGCGATGATCATTGGGCACGGTATGATTGCTTTCCGTGATCCGAACGGTATTCGCCCACTTTGTTTGGGTAAACGTGAAATCGAAGGCAGAACCGAGTATATGGTGGCGTCAGAATCTGTCGCGCTTGATGCCGTCGGTTTTGATTTTGTTCGCGATGTAGCACCGGGTGAAGCTGTTTATGCTACGTTTGATGGCGAGCTGCATACTCGTCAGTGTGCCGATAATCCGAAACTTAACCCATGTATTTTTGAGTTTGTTTATTTTGCTCGCCCAGATACCTTTATCGATAAAATCTCGGTATACAGTGCACGGGTAGAAATGGGTAAGAAACTAGGCGAACGCGTCAAGCACGATTTTGCTGATCTGGATATTGATGTTGTTATTCCAATCCCAGAAACGTCTTGTGATATTGCTCTGCAAATCGCTCAAGCGATTGATAAACCGTATCGACAAGGCTTTGTTAAAAACCGCTATGTGGGACGCACCTTTATCATGCCGGGTCAGCAGCAGCGTAAGAAGTCAGTACGACGTAAACTGAATGCGATTCGCTCGGAATTTAAAGGTAAGAACGTCCTTTTGGTTGACGACTCAATTGTGCGTGGTACGACTTCAGAGCAAATCATTGAGATGGCTCGTGATTCAGGCGCGAACAAGGTTTACATGGTATCCGCAGCGCCTGAGATTCGCTTCCCGAATGTTTATGGTATTGATATGCCGAGTGCAAGCGAGTTAATTGCTCACGGCAGAGACAGCGATGACATCTGTAAACAGATTGGTGCGGATGCGTTGATTTATCAAACACTGCCTGACCTTATCGACGCTGTCGGTCTGGGCAACCCAGATATTCAGCTATTTGAGACCTCAGTATTTAATGGCGAATATGTCACGGGCGATATTGATCAAAGCTATCTTGAATTCTTGGACTCACTGCGTAACGATGATGCAAAAGTGCAAAGAGATATTCAACAAGATCTGGCTAACTTAGAACTGCATAACGAAGATATCTAA
- a CDS encoding SPOR domain-containing protein — translation MASQFQSRLVGTIVLVAIGVIILPDLLDGEKSHYKEEFASIPLKPEVSSQVETFVVLEPEEDSAALPPSPVEAQVAGEEVQTAETGQDSPEAKPEVETQVIEVVERNDYKDSAWIIQLMALKNEDNAHALVKDLQKRGYQAHAKQETNFTRVIIGPDVSKTKLEQQLLELEKITGSRGQLLKFKPLNP, via the coding sequence ATGGCAAGTCAGTTCCAGAGTCGATTAGTCGGAACCATAGTTTTAGTAGCGATTGGTGTGATCATTTTGCCCGATCTGCTTGATGGTGAGAAATCACACTACAAAGAAGAATTTGCCAGTATTCCTCTGAAGCCAGAAGTCAGTTCACAGGTAGAGACCTTTGTGGTACTTGAGCCGGAAGAGGACAGCGCGGCATTACCGCCATCTCCAGTCGAAGCACAGGTTGCCGGAGAGGAAGTGCAGACGGCAGAAACTGGACAAGATAGCCCTGAGGCTAAGCCAGAGGTTGAGACTCAAGTTATTGAGGTTGTTGAGCGCAATGATTACAAGGATAGCGCTTGGATTATTCAACTGATGGCGCTGAAAAATGAAGATAATGCACACGCACTGGTAAAAGACTTGCAGAAAAGGGGATATCAAGCCCATGCTAAGCAGGAGACAAATTTCACCCGTGTGATTATTGGTCCAGACGTATCGAAAACAAAATTAGAGCAACAACTACTAGAATTAGAGAAAATTACCGGTTCTAGAGGTCAATTGCTCAAATTTAAACCATTAAACCCATAA
- the accD gene encoding acetyl-CoA carboxylase, carboxyltransferase subunit beta — protein MSWLEKILEKSNIGSSRKASIPEGIWTKCSSCEQVLYHAELERNLEVCPKCGHHMRMKARRRLETFLDEGNRQELGTELEPQDKLKFKDSKRYKERISVAQKNSGEKDALIVMKGELLGMPIVACSFEFAFMGGSMGSVVGARFVKAVDAAIENNCGLVCFSASGGARMQEALMSLMQMAKTSAALERLSEKGLPYISVMTDPTMGGVSASLAMLGDINIGEPKALIGFAGRRVIEQTVREDLPEGFQRSEFLLEHGAIDMIVDRREMRQRVGGLIAKMTNYDSPLVVDVQDSPVEPAYQVPEADEKG, from the coding sequence ATGAGTTGGCTTGAAAAGATTTTAGAAAAAAGCAATATCGGTAGTTCACGTAAGGCGTCCATCCCAGAAGGGATCTGGACCAAATGTTCTTCATGTGAACAGGTGCTTTATCACGCTGAACTAGAGCGTAATTTAGAAGTTTGTCCAAAATGTGGTCATCACATGCGAATGAAGGCTCGTCGTCGTCTTGAGACGTTTCTTGATGAAGGCAACCGCCAAGAGCTTGGTACAGAGCTTGAGCCGCAAGATAAACTTAAATTTAAAGATTCTAAACGCTACAAAGAACGTATTTCAGTCGCACAGAAAAACAGTGGTGAAAAAGACGCACTGATTGTGATGAAGGGCGAATTACTGGGTATGCCAATTGTGGCGTGTTCATTTGAATTTGCTTTTATGGGCGGTTCAATGGGCTCGGTGGTTGGAGCTCGATTTGTCAAAGCCGTCGATGCGGCGATTGAGAATAACTGTGGCTTAGTTTGTTTTTCTGCCAGCGGTGGTGCACGTATGCAAGAAGCACTGATGTCGCTGATGCAGATGGCAAAAACCAGCGCAGCGCTTGAGCGCCTATCAGAAAAAGGCTTGCCTTACATCTCGGTCATGACTGACCCAACGATGGGTGGTGTTTCAGCGAGTTTGGCGATGCTTGGTGATATTAACATTGGTGAACCGAAAGCTTTGATTGGCTTTGCGGGTCGTCGTGTTATTGAACAAACAGTACGTGAAGATCTACCCGAAGGTTTCCAACGCAGTGAGTTCTTACTAGAACATGGTGCTATCGATATGATTGTCGATCGCCGCGAAATGCGTCAACGCGTGGGTGGTCTAATTGCTAAAATGACCAATTATGACTCGCCACTTGTGGTGGATGTTCAAGATTCTCCAGTAGAACCTGCATATCAAGTACCAGAAGCCGACGAAAAAGGGTAA
- a CDS encoding FimV/HubP family polar landmark protein, with product MHQIFKPLLVVLALSIGTTTFSISADTIRLKGPTGEIINAPQYSEPVRSVDTTTQPTRYYGPTGQTETLWSIASKFRPQNSTTQQTIYAFYQLNPSAFEQDNIHKLIPGSRLRLPSAAQVSATNLQEALSILAAHQDKLRPKAKPVVQPKPVVPPKPVVKADPKPEAKKPAAVVEPKPVAKESKQEPAKSSDISDNAEASQGTVSQGGELTNSKPSAEPLIQAQTKLTEKLQQELTRSEGELLSLEERNHQLRLMLSEVQNEVETLKDEVSNEERIRQEVERQLADERRKQAEIDRMAPSQWDIWLAKPWFVGLLAIVPALLVGLLTILMMRGRKSSEKEQQQQTTDSGSPEVMAAGAAGAALLAEDEQSEETFGDDLLAGLDEDLTMDESSAESDDDADDIFGDLNDSDLDFNLDDEDDVFSSIGDDGELDLGYVDLDESANGISVKDGEKALGLEEMERALDDVSVSSDDDLDLDLSDDETSLDEPVSQADLDALFSSVSEQEPEPALDQDVQDVLNQADMDELLSGDDFDLGLDQSEFNLPEDPSSNVDVSNDDIDDLFAQFSQGTDSLESEKDDDASLLDEQLDDDLELSGLEDSAITLDELVDSDDEVDELLSSSKVEEDDFEIDENSTELLDELLFESSLTDNEDDLDIDPLSSGELFGSDVEGSQDDIDALLNQTAEAPTAVAEETSVSNDDIDALLSQAVDAPAEQEQVLDVSNDDIDALLNEALDAPAEQEQALEVSNDDIDELLNEAVDAPAEQEQALDVSNDDIDVLLNEAVDAPAEQEQALEVSDDDIDALLNEAVDTPAEQEQALDVSNDDIDALLDQAVEAPTGGDQDILDAPQDVDDLIDPVIEQPDSSEFETSSEASEASSATNEESINHERQADDAVSSTANDSSVSDSSVNNPEFDFTPEIESVSELPNEEIDEAQQQADIDSLMANEFGVPQDDDWLLDEEPQQPASHTPDTELTPEIETDSLHAEPAEPAEPAEPAEPAEPAEPAEPAEPAEPAEPAEPAEPADDLDFLNSALNSDYSEEQAIADFEHEDAHAIDEGELTETDLSEEDFSFDDADLPQYSEEDALAQWGASDDESVVKNTQDTDLKAKPEQADSANEVEAGAADQVLNTDEKSNDPQLDALFNEEMVGETLNHSEIDALADAFSMLDSNALEQEGELGELLQDGEATFSDIRPVDQDRADSAGLDLAAMLDESSLSGRGGEDWNGFTLTDEQLATIDGDIPEDQQAIWNEQNAGSLSSASDEDWSSQNPDTDFEGDAKQYLTIDDLMASVESEESAVSSELDEELKLDVGLDDFPDVIGEISDVDVDDESEAAGNLDLANIYIEMNDIEGAVKLLEKVKAEGSEPLKQQATQLLAKLSNYSQY from the coding sequence ATGCATCAAATTTTTAAACCTTTGTTAGTCGTATTGGCACTATCAATAGGGACAACCACGTTTTCAATCAGCGCTGACACTATTCGACTCAAAGGCCCTACTGGCGAGATTATTAACGCTCCTCAGTATTCAGAGCCAGTGCGTTCAGTGGACACTACGACGCAACCGACTCGTTACTATGGTCCAACTGGCCAAACGGAGACCTTGTGGAGTATCGCCTCTAAATTTCGTCCGCAGAACAGTACGACGCAACAAACCATTTATGCATTCTATCAACTCAATCCCAGTGCATTTGAGCAGGACAATATTCATAAATTGATCCCAGGCAGCCGTCTAAGGCTCCCTTCTGCCGCACAAGTTTCGGCGACCAATTTACAAGAAGCCTTGTCAATTCTGGCGGCGCATCAAGATAAGTTAAGGCCAAAAGCTAAGCCTGTCGTTCAACCCAAGCCAGTGGTTCCGCCCAAGCCAGTAGTAAAAGCAGATCCAAAGCCTGAAGCGAAGAAACCAGCGGCAGTCGTTGAACCCAAACCGGTAGCAAAAGAAAGCAAACAAGAGCCGGCTAAGTCGTCTGATATTTCAGATAATGCTGAGGCTAGTCAAGGAACGGTCAGTCAAGGTGGCGAACTCACCAACAGCAAGCCAAGCGCCGAACCTTTGATTCAAGCTCAAACAAAGCTAACCGAAAAACTGCAACAAGAACTGACGCGCTCTGAAGGTGAACTGCTTTCTTTGGAAGAGCGTAATCATCAGTTACGCCTGATGCTGTCCGAAGTACAGAACGAAGTTGAAACCCTAAAAGACGAAGTTTCGAACGAAGAACGAATTCGCCAAGAAGTCGAACGTCAGTTAGCGGATGAAAGACGTAAGCAAGCAGAAATTGATCGTATGGCGCCGAGCCAATGGGATATATGGTTAGCAAAACCTTGGTTTGTCGGACTACTCGCTATCGTTCCTGCTCTTTTGGTGGGCTTACTAACCATCTTAATGATGCGTGGTCGCAAATCGTCGGAAAAAGAACAGCAACAACAAACCACGGATTCCGGTTCGCCTGAAGTCATGGCTGCAGGCGCCGCTGGAGCGGCACTGCTTGCCGAAGACGAGCAGAGCGAAGAAACGTTTGGTGATGATCTGCTAGCTGGTCTTGATGAAGATCTCACTATGGATGAGTCAAGTGCTGAAAGTGATGATGATGCCGATGATATATTTGGCGATCTCAATGATAGTGACTTGGACTTCAACCTTGATGATGAGGACGATGTGTTCTCAAGTATCGGAGACGATGGCGAGCTCGATCTTGGCTATGTCGATCTTGATGAAAGCGCCAATGGCATCAGTGTTAAAGATGGTGAGAAAGCGCTGGGTCTAGAGGAGATGGAGCGCGCCTTAGACGACGTTTCAGTGAGCAGTGACGATGACCTTGATTTAGATCTTTCCGATGATGAAACGTCACTCGATGAGCCGGTGTCTCAAGCCGATCTTGATGCATTATTCTCTAGTGTTTCAGAGCAAGAGCCTGAGCCTGCTCTTGATCAGGACGTACAAGATGTTCTAAATCAAGCAGATATGGATGAGTTATTATCTGGCGATGATTTTGACCTCGGTTTGGATCAGAGCGAGTTTAATCTTCCTGAGGACCCGTCGTCTAACGTAGATGTTTCCAATGACGATATTGATGATTTGTTTGCTCAGTTCTCTCAAGGCACTGACAGCTTGGAATCTGAGAAAGATGATGATGCCTCTTTACTTGATGAGCAGTTAGATGATGACCTTGAGCTGTCAGGTTTAGAGGACTCAGCTATCACTCTAGACGAATTAGTCGACAGTGATGATGAGGTTGATGAGCTCCTTTCATCTTCAAAGGTGGAAGAAGATGATTTTGAAATCGATGAGAACAGCACGGAGCTTTTAGACGAACTGCTGTTTGAAAGCTCGCTAACTGACAACGAAGACGATCTTGATATCGACCCGTTATCATCGGGTGAATTATTCGGCTCAGATGTTGAGGGCTCTCAAGACGATATTGATGCATTACTCAATCAGACAGCAGAAGCGCCAACGGCAGTCGCGGAAGAGACAAGTGTTTCTAACGACGATATTGATGCGCTACTGAGTCAAGCAGTCGATGCGCCCGCAGAGCAAGAACAAGTCTTAGACGTTTCTAACGATGACATTGACGCGTTGTTGAATGAAGCGTTAGATGCGCCTGCAGAGCAAGAACAAGCGTTAGAGGTTTCTAACGATGACATTGATGAGTTGTTGAATGAAGCGGTAGATGCACCTGCAGAGCAAGAACAAGCCTTAGACGTTTCTAACGATGACATTGATGTGTTGTTGAATGAAGCGGTAGATGCTCCCGCAGAGCAAGAACAAGCGTTAGAGGTTTCTGACGATGACATTGATGCGTTGTTGAATGAAGCGGTAGATACACCCGCAGAGCAAGAACAAGCCTTAGACGTTTCTAACGATGATATTGATGCGCTGTTGGATCAAGCCGTTGAAGCGCCGACAGGGGGTGACCAAGATATTTTGGATGCCCCACAGGATGTCGATGATTTAATCGATCCAGTGATTGAACAACCAGACTCTTCCGAGTTCGAAACTTCAAGCGAGGCAAGTGAGGCGTCAAGTGCAACGAATGAAGAGTCTATCAATCATGAACGCCAAGCCGATGACGCAGTATCATCAACAGCAAATGATAGTTCGGTTAGTGATAGCTCAGTAAATAATCCAGAGTTCGACTTTACTCCGGAGATCGAGAGTGTTTCTGAGCTCCCCAATGAAGAGATTGACGAAGCACAGCAGCAAGCTGATATTGATAGCTTGATGGCCAATGAGTTTGGTGTCCCTCAGGATGATGATTGGTTGCTTGACGAAGAACCTCAACAACCAGCCAGCCACACCCCTGATACAGAGTTGACGCCGGAGATCGAAACGGATTCGCTCCATGCAGAGCCAGCAGAGCCAGCAGAGCCAGCAGAGCCAGCAGAGCCAGCAGAGCCAGCAGAGCCAGCAGAGCCAGCAGAGCCAGCAGAGCCAGCAGAGCCAGCAGAGCCAGCAGAGCCAGCAGATGATTTAGACTTTCTAAACTCAGCGCTTAATAGCGACTATAGCGAAGAGCAAGCTATAGCCGACTTCGAACACGAAGACGCTCACGCTATTGATGAAGGTGAGTTGACAGAGACGGATTTATCAGAAGAAGACTTTAGCTTTGATGATGCCGATCTGCCCCAATACAGTGAAGAAGACGCTTTAGCACAATGGGGTGCGAGTGATGATGAATCCGTCGTTAAAAATACGCAGGATACTGATTTAAAAGCAAAACCAGAGCAGGCTGATTCAGCGAATGAAGTTGAAGCAGGCGCTGCCGATCAGGTTCTCAACACCGATGAAAAATCTAATGACCCGCAACTAGACGCGTTATTCAATGAAGAAATGGTCGGTGAAACCCTAAACCATTCCGAAATTGACGCTTTAGCCGATGCTTTCTCTATGCTAGACAGCAACGCGTTGGAGCAGGAAGGCGAACTCGGCGAGTTATTACAAGACGGTGAAGCGACGTTCTCAGATATTCGCCCAGTAGACCAAGATAGAGCCGATAGTGCAGGTCTTGATCTTGCGGCTATGCTTGATGAAAGTTCGTTAAGCGGACGTGGTGGTGAAGACTGGAATGGGTTTACCCTCACGGACGAACAGCTGGCGACAATTGACGGTGATATACCAGAAGACCAGCAAGCGATTTGGAACGAACAAAATGCGGGTTCCTTGTCATCTGCGAGCGATGAGGATTGGAGTTCTCAAAATCCTGATACGGACTTTGAGGGAGACGCCAAGCAATACCTGACCATTGACGACTTAATGGCCTCAGTGGAAAGTGAAGAGAGTGCCGTATCTTCTGAGTTAGATGAAGAATTGAAACTGGATGTGGGTCTAGATGACTTCCCTGATGTGATTGGCGAGATCAGTGACGTGGATGTTGATGATGAGTCAGAAGCGGCAGGTAACTTGGACCTTGCGAATATCTACATTGAAATGAATGATATTGAAGGGGCGGTTAAGCTACTGGAAAAAGTCAAAGCCGAGGGTTCTGAGCCATTGAAACAACAAGCGACTCAGTTGTTGGCGAAGTTATCGAACTACAGCCAATATTAA
- a CDS encoding CvpA family protein, protein MNWLDFIILGVIGLSALISLVRGFAKEAMSLVIWFGAFFIASQYYTKLAVYFTNIQDDMVRNGAAIAALFVATLIVGALINYVLGQLVQKTGLSGTDRILGIVFGALRGVLIISAVLFFVDTFTTLNRSEWWEQSQLVPHFKLVIQPFFEHIEANSSFLPGAK, encoded by the coding sequence ATGAATTGGTTAGATTTTATCATTTTAGGTGTGATAGGGCTTTCGGCTCTTATCAGCTTAGTTCGTGGTTTTGCGAAAGAAGCTATGTCACTTGTTATTTGGTTCGGCGCTTTTTTTATAGCTAGCCAGTACTACACCAAGCTTGCGGTGTACTTTACCAATATTCAAGATGACATGGTGCGCAATGGTGCGGCGATAGCCGCCCTATTCGTAGCAACGCTGATAGTCGGTGCGTTGATAAACTATGTTTTAGGGCAACTGGTTCAAAAAACGGGCTTGTCAGGAACAGACCGAATACTGGGTATTGTATTTGGCGCGTTGAGAGGGGTTTTGATTATCTCTGCGGTACTGTTCTTTGTTGATACCTTTACTACGCTTAATCGCAGTGAATGGTGGGAGCAGTCACAACTCGTTCCCCACTTTAAGTTGGTCATTCAGCCGTTTTTTGAACACATTGAAGCAAACTCTAGTTTCCTGCCTGGCGCTAAATAG